CTCGCGCGTCTCCGCGCGGGCCGACACGAGCGGGGCCGACACACCACCCGACGTCACCACCGGGGCCCCCAGCGCGCTCCCCGCGGTCCCGAACCCGGCGCCCAGACCCGACTCGCCCAAACCCGCGCCCGCCCACTCCGAGCGCACCGCGCGCGCCGAGAGCGCCTCCTCGGACAGCACCGCCAGGGTCGTGCGCGAGCCACCGTCCAACTTCACCTCCACGCCCTTACCATCCACCGGCACCTCCAACAGGTCCACCGACTGGCGCTCGGTCCCCTGGAACCGGGTCACCTTGATCCGCGCGCTGCCCCCCAGCGGGCGCCCGAACGCCTGCTTCACCGACACCGCGTACACCCCACTGAACGCGCGCGCCGCCGCGTACACCTCGGACCGGTCCGCGCCCTGGGCCAGCTGGTCACCCTTGAGCACCCCGCCACCCGTGGTGCGCGTATGCACCGACGAGCACACCGACCCCGTGGGCTCACCCACCACCAGGTCCAGGTCCGCGTTACCCTGCCACTGCAACTCGATCACCAGGTCCCGACGCGTCTGCTCACCGAGCACCTCGCTCAGGGCACCCGTGTCCTGGCCCGCGCCCTTCAGGCGCGCCTCCAACTGGGGCAACCGGTCCCGCGCCTGCTGGTGGTAGTCGATCCCGTCGCTCGTGTTCCAGTCCCGGCCCAACAGGCCGTTCGCGGCCCACATGACCGCGTCGGTCCGCACCGCGCTGGCCTGATCCGCGTACGCCAGCGCGTTCGCGTACGGGGTCGGGTCCTCGGGGCTGCACGCGGCCGCGCGCCGGCAGAACGATACCGCCCGGTCGTGGTTCTTCAGCTCCGCCTCGGCGCGCGCCGCGCCCAGGTACGCCTTGGCACTCGTCGGGTCCAGGTCGATCCCCGACACCGACGCGCGCTCGACCTCCGACGGGCTCGCGCCCGACGCCCGAAGCGCCACCGCCAGGGCCTCGTGGGCCCACCCCTCGGTCGCGAGCCCCTTGCGCAGGTTCCCCTTGAGCACCTCGGCCGCGTGGCCGTACTCCTCGAACTCCATCAGGAACTCCGCGCACGCCACGATCAGGCCCGGGTCCGTCACGGTCCGGTCGATCGCGCTGCTCCACATGGTCCGCGGGTCCGTCCCCAGCTTCTGACGGTCGCCCACCGGGTCCACCTTCGGGTTCACCAGCTTCGGCTGAACGCCCGCCACCGCGTTCGCCGGGGCGCCGTTGCCCCCCGGCCCGAGGACCAACGCCCCGCCACCCGGGCGCGCCACGCCCGGGCCCTGCGCGTTACCCTCGGCCGTCTTCTTGAGCTTGATCGTGGTCGCCGAGTGGTACCGCGTGGTCCCGCGCACGATCAGGGCACGGGCCGGCGGGTAGTACCCCAACGAGTTCAGCTTCAGGGCGTCCACCGTGGGCACCTCGTCCTCGCCCATCCCCGGCATCGGCTGCGCGTTCGGGATGTTCGCCCACTCGCCCTTCGCCACGGTCTCGAAGATCAGCCGCATGAGCAACTGGCTCTGGTCACCACCCTGGAGACCGAACTGCCCCCCCAGGTTCCCGAACTGGCCCAACTGGCCCCCCGTGATACCCGTGATCCCCCCACCGATCCCCTGGTTACCCTGGTTACCCAGCTGCTGACCCGTACCACCGAACGGGCCACCGTTGCCCATCGCGTTGAGCGGGTTCCCGCCCCCCACACCCACACCCCCCGCACCGAACGGGTTCCCGAAGTTCCCGCCGATGTTCTGCAAACCCCCACCGAACAAACTCGCCTGACCAAATATCGCCAGACTCTGGTTCTGGAACTGCTGGTTCTGGAACAAAGTGCGCTGATTAACGGATTGCGGGATCGGAATTACAAGATCGGCGACGGGGAACACTTGTGTCACCTTCTCCTCGAGGCGCCGGTTGAACGTCGTGATCTCCACGTACTCGGGGCGCACAATGTACGTCGCGTTCATCGACAACAGCACGATGTCCAGGAAGTTACCCAGCGTCAGCCCCTTGAGCTGCGTCGACGCGAGCTTCGGCTTGGACTCCTTGATGTTCGGCTGCTGCTCCGCGTTGAAGTACTCCTCCATCACCACGAACGACACCCCGTACTGCTTCGACAAAAACGACAACAGCTCGAACAGCGGCACCTCGTTCAGGTTCTTGTCCCCCAGATCCACCGGGCGGTCCAGGGCCTTCTTCAGCTCCTTCTGCGACTGGCTCGCGCTCGCACCCAGGTTCGAGTTCTGGTACGCCTCCTTGCGGTAACCCGTCAGCTCGCGCCACACCGCCGCCGGGGGGAAGTGTACCGGGGGCTCGTCCGGGTACGGGATGTGAGACTTCTCGGTCTGCATCATCGCCTGCAGGAAACGGTCCTCGCGCACACGCGTCAGCTCCTTCCACTCGCGCAACTGCGTCGCCTGCTGACCAATAATGTAACTCGCGGTCGCCGTCGGGGGCACCGCCAGACCCTTGTTCGTCTTCTCCTGCACCATCAACTGTGCTTCCTGGTACGCCAACTCGTACCGCGCGTGCTGCATCAGCTGGCGGAACTGGTCGATCCGGTTCTTGTCGCTCGCCTGCGCGTCCGCGGCCCGGTCGAACTCGTTGAGGCGCTGACGGGTCCGGGCCAGGGACTGGCGCTCCGCGTCCGCCTGGCGACGGATCTCGGCCCCCTTCACGAACACCTCGCGCATCTGCGACTCCAGGTCACCCACCAACCGGACCCGGGCCTCGGCACCCAGACCGTCGTAACCCAGAACCTCGTCGCGCTGGCGCTTCAGGTCCTGGTACGCGCCCTCCGGGTCGGTGCGCAGGAACTGGCGCGCGCGCCGGATCGTCGCGTCCACCAGCACCCGGTACCGCTGCTCCTCCACCTGGCGACGCGCCGCCGCCTC
This region of Gemmata massiliana genomic DNA includes:
- a CDS encoding VWA domain-containing protein; translated protein: MNVVNRLRLLPVLLGVSATLAALGTALWGDVRTSRSGPDAGPVSGRPDGGRLVEDLALTKFGSVPVLTYQPRDGELVFAWQVRPEVAAPAPRPRDVLVLVDTSASQAGRPLQQARQVVTGLAARLGSGDRVSVWSLSTPGATRALTAGFQAPGAENVAEAARALTEVEYGSGATDLKGGIEKALGTLAPNRGRHQVVVYLGDGESAFERVGESQRLALGGRMDRDDVGFFAVPLGVKLDAQNLHGLAALTGGAVVRVQEDLSQAAGQNEFAGRLMIALDVAVVKPETWSFGPEVGEVYPTKLPPLRADRSTLGMGKGAKAGAASVSATVSGTVGGKGVVLNLSQALPAPRVEHFFLNLMVSQWRGAPHKDAPAMLQSDRALALASTQVKLYRDEFLTQAVWAVSADRFEEAEKLYAAALKVDPTDQEAAHGSALVAKLRSGALTKRALSEHVNAKARGKQITPDQAIRDVLQEPKGSDAVPAAQPPANPGAGGADLVKEAAARRQVEEQRYRVLVDATIRRARQFLRTDPEGAYQDLKRQRDEVLGYDGLGAEARVRLVGDLESQMREVFVKGAEIRRQADAERQSLARTRQRLNEFDRAADAQASDKNRIDQFRQLMQHARYELAYQEAQLMVQEKTNKGLAVPPTATASYIIGQQATQLREWKELTRVREDRFLQAMMQTEKSHIPYPDEPPVHFPPAAVWRELTGYRKEAYQNSNLGASASQSQKELKKALDRPVDLGDKNLNEVPLFELLSFLSKQYGVSFVVMEEYFNAEQQPNIKESKPKLASTQLKGLTLGNFLDIVLLSMNATYIVRPEYVEITTFNRRLEEKVTQVFPVADLVIPIPQSVNQRTLFQNQQFQNQSLAIFGQASLFGGGLQNIGGNFGNPFGAGGVGVGGGNPLNAMGNGGPFGGTGQQLGNQGNQGIGGGITGITGGQLGQFGNLGGQFGLQGGDQSQLLMRLIFETVAKGEWANIPNAQPMPGMGEDEVPTVDALKLNSLGYYPPARALIVRGTTRYHSATTIKLKKTAEGNAQGPGVARPGGGALVLGPGGNGAPANAVAGVQPKLVNPKVDPVGDRQKLGTDPRTMWSSAIDRTVTDPGLIVACAEFLMEFEEYGHAAEVLKGNLRKGLATEGWAHEALAVALRASGASPSEVERASVSGIDLDPTSAKAYLGAARAEAELKNHDRAVSFCRRAAACSPEDPTPYANALAYADQASAVRTDAVMWAANGLLGRDWNTSDGIDYHQQARDRLPQLEARLKGAGQDTGALSEVLGEQTRRDLVIELQWQGNADLDLVVGEPTGSVCSSVHTRTTGGGVLKGDQLAQGADRSEVYAAARAFSGVYAVSVKQAFGRPLGGSARIKVTRFQGTERQSVDLLEVPVDGKGVEVKLDGGSRTTLAVLSEEALSARAVRSEWAGAGLGESGLGAGFGTAGSALGAPVVTSGGVSAPLVSARAETREAGISAGAADIRATYKLNPDRKSFRVDVTPVFAGAKGEIALPTVPLLPGAEK